A portion of the Homalodisca vitripennis isolate AUS2020 chromosome 2, UT_GWSS_2.1, whole genome shotgun sequence genome contains these proteins:
- the LOC124355467 gene encoding tRNA wybutosine-synthesizing protein 5-like — MNLSKDCIEVPLYYDIHSKEDFIFQIQCKRKPAVLRGLDIGDCCEKWSVEYLTHHIGHLEAKIHVSCESKMDFINKNFSYKTLSLAEIIKRASATIKENYFFQPQEYYYLRSLSSERRGREVSDIKKQFAQIADDIVIPKFFNDVDFFSSVLRVSSEGVQLWTHYDIMDNILIQVQGRKRVVLFDPSDISYLYMEGDKSRVLDIDEPDLTLFPEFIKATKYVCTLEPGDVLFIPALWFHNTLALTYGVAVNVFWKNLDHELYDKNDFYGNKDLLPAAKALQNVENAIKLLNTLPPQYKDFYLKRCLKNIEKHLQ; from the exons ATGAACTTATCGAAAGATTGTATTGAGGTTCCGCTTTACTATGATATACACTCAAAGGAAGACTTTATTTTTCAAATCCAATGTAAAAGGAAACCTGCTGTATTAAGAGGGTTAGACATTGGAGACTGCTGTGAAAAGTGGTCAGTTGAATACTTGACACATCACATCGGACATTTAGAGGCAAAAATACATGTTTCATGTGAAAGTAAAATGGACTTTATCAACAAAAacttttcatataaaacattaagtttagCGGAGATCATTAAACGAGCTTCTGCAACGATAAAAGAAAATTACTTCTTCCAACcacaagaatattattatttaagatctCTGAGCAGTGAAAGAAGGGGACGTGAAGTTTCtgacattaaaaaacaatttgcTCAAATAGCAGATGACATTGTAATACCAAAATTTTTCAATGACGTTGATTTCTTTTCAAGTGTTTTGAGAGTTAGTTCAGAAGGTGTTCAGTTGTGGACTCATTACGATATCATGGACAACATATTGATCCAAGTACAAGGAAGAAAACGTGTTGTACTGTTCGATCCATCTGACATCAGTTATTTGTACATGGAGGGTGACAAATCTCGTGTGCTAGATATTGATGAACCAGATTTAACTTTATTTCCGGAATTCATAaaagcaacaaaatatgtttgtacTTTGGAGCCTggtgatgttttatttattccaGCACTTTGGTTTCATAATACACTAGCCCTAACATATGGGGTTGCAGTGAATGTCTTTTGGAAAAATCTTGATCATGAGCTGTATGATAAGAATGATTTCTATGGAAATAAAGACCTTTTACCAGCTGCCAAG GCCCTGCAAAATGTAGAAAATGCTATTAAGCTGCTGAACACATTACCACCACAGTATAAAGACTTTTACTTGAAGAGGTGTCTGAAGAACATTGAAAAACATCTGCAGTAG